The sequence below is a genomic window from Gymnogyps californianus isolate 813 chromosome 11, ASM1813914v2, whole genome shotgun sequence.
CGCTGTGCTTCTGCCGTTCAGTTGACATTCAAGCTGTTGAAAAGCAAGTATTGTACATGAACCTACAATTTTGTCCCCTACAAAAGCAGCTGAGCCAGCAGCTCGGCTGGGTGCTCCTGGGTGGGAGATGGGCGATGCTCTGTCTCTCTGGATCCATCGGTGCTTGAAGTATCCTGAAAAGAAACCCAGCGGCTGCGCAGGCAGGGCTAGCACGTGTCGGGGGATGAAGTACCTGATGCCAGGCTGTGGTGGAGATCTAGACCTGAGAACAAAATACTTAGTGGCTGTAGTGACCACTACAGCACGGATCAGACCCTTCCCAGGGTAGACCCCGCTCTCTTACAATGACATGTTCGGGGTCCTTAAATCTCATGGGATAAAGATTCTCCCTTCAAAGAACAGAGCTGCTTCAGGAAGCAACGTGAGTCACTCAGCTTTTACCAGATGTTTTTATTCAGTATGTTTCACtaatagcttttttcttctaccACTTGGATTCCGTCACACAGGGCTCTAATACAAACTTTATAGACACAAACCATCACAGGGATGCAGCTGGAGTTGCAGGAGCTTAGCTCCATCACctgaagctggagaaatggtGAGCAGGAGCAGAAGCTGCCGGCGGTGCAGACCCCACGCGAGCGGGGCCGACGCTGGAGCTCACCCCCCGCCTGATGCTCTTTTCGGGCTATATTCGTGGGGAATTGGCCCTTCTGCCTCTGCCGCCAGCCAGGCCCTTCCTGCACCGCGCCTGCGCTCAGCAGCGAGGGCTTAACCCCGGCACCGACGGCCGGGACCCTGGGAGGGTTCCCCGGGGAGGCACGGCTGAGCGGAGCTGCCGTGCGGATCCAAGGTAGGGCGGCTCAGCCCCTTCCCGGCATGTTTACTCAGCTGGGAGCAGCGTGGGAGGAGCGGATACATCTCTCTGTGCCAAGACACGGGGAGGGCGAGAGCGCCCCGATTTCCCGGCAAACCGCTCCCGTCAAAGGCCGGGATGCTCTCCGGGGCGGTGATGGTGGGATGGGGGTTCGCCAGCGGTGTGGACCATCGTGGGGCTGGGATGTTGTGCTCCTGCTCCGATACGGGAGGGATTTGGTGCTGTCCCGTAAGCGCCCAAGAAAGTCCAGCGTGGAACTGCGTTGTGCGATTGCGAGGGCTGGCTGGTGCAACGCCAGGGGAGGCACCGCTGCCACGACCCTGGATTTAAAGCGTTAAGTCGCAAAgactatttttcccttttgtttgaACACTCCCTCCCTAGCTAGGTCTAGTTAACATACGGTACATCTTGCAGCTAATGTTGGTCaggaatttatttgaaatacatcTACATTAgaaaaactagatttttttttttcttcaaatggcTCTAAAATATCAAAACTTATAAACTTTCCTTTGTTGCATGGAGGTTGTTCATGTGCAGGGTGTAAAATGCCCACGGCTCGGGGATATAGATCACGCCAGGGTACTTCTTCCTGAGAATTTTGTCATTCCACAGCCAAACCACCCAAACAGCAATGAGGACCAGCGTTATGATGAAGGAGTAGAAGAGAAAGAGCCCATTGCTGTCCAGGACGAGTCCTTTGCGTTTCTGGTGCATCACTAAAGCCATCATggcaaagaaagtgaaaatgtagAGGATGAAAATCTGACCCTCCGTCACGAGATACCTACAAAGCAAAAACACCCCCGTTAGTGCCCCCGGGAGAAAGCACCGAGCgacagcagcccccagcactCCCAGCTTTACCTGGGGCGaacctctcccctctcctcctgctctgcatccGGACAAAtgaagctgtgctgctttctaCTGCCAGCTTTTAAGCTGCGATTCGTTTCCACGTTTCTTGTCGGTAATTTAACAACTGAGCTATGGGCTTCATTAAGAGAATGGGTAAAGAAATGCGTGCCCAGTATGGGATTTGAAAGGTGCTGGGCTCAGTTTGTGAATGGGATGCTTAAAGGCAGAGCCAAAGCCAGACTCAGGCTCCGACCCGTGGATGTTGCGCTCATTTAGTCCAAAAATCCACTGCTCCCCCTGTGCTGTATCTGGCAGTGGCCAGTCCTGAACGGGTGTTagcagggggaaggaggaattACGCTCCCTGGTTCTTAAATCGCTAGCACGCGAACTGCAGAGATTCATGCTGATATATTTAAAGGAAGTGCAATGGGGTAACAGGGAACTGACCAAATCATCTTGATGATTCTGACtatcaaaaattaatttactgtatAAAAACAGTCTCAGCAGGGGGCAAAGCCAGGGGCAAGAGAGAACATCATCTCTGAAGATGAATGAAAAGTTGTTTGGCTGCCATCAGGGAAACCGTTTGGGAAGATGAGGCTaatgaaaatgggaaataaataaGACCTCTCTCAAAAGGCTATTTGGACCCGCAGGGCGAGCCGAGGAGGCAGCGTCTGAGCATCACGCAGGCAGCCTGGGCACTGTGTAAAATGCCTGGACAACTGGTGAGAGCATCCCCACTGCCACCCACAAGCTGAGACCCGGCGGATGCACTGCAGGCAATGGGTGACCACCCCAAAATCGTCAACGAACTGTCTAACAGCGCGGCGAACGGCAGCCTTTGAAGGGGGGGGCAGACAGCACGTACCGTGGAGGCTGGAAGCCGGAGCTCCAGCAATAACAATATGACCGTGGTTGAAGAAACGCCCCAAGCAGGGACAGGAGTGCTGATGGGCGACCCTGAAGTCGTCCCAACTTGCAAAGGCTAAAGCGGCTGCAAATTTCAACGAGATTTGATTTTTCCAGAcctgcagagcagaagctgcagcaaaTTCTGCCCTGGGGAATGGAGAACCCCTGCCTGCACGCTGTCGGGCTGCCTGCGGTACTCCCTCTTCATCCCTCGCCCATCCAGAGCGGACAGAAGCCACTTACCAGTAATAAAGGCTGCTGGGCCCCATCAGAAGCAAGGCAGCCACTGGCATCCTGCTCTCCTCTTCAACAGGAGTGAAGCAGCCAGTGAAATATATAAAcaggatcaggaaaaaagggataTACCTGCAAACATAAACAACTCTGATCGGTGGTGTGACCCTGGAAGGTGTTTAACGcgcccccccccagctccaAACCATGCACATAGGCAATTCCTATGCTGAGCCCGTGAATTAATTTGGTGAAAGAGCAGAAGCGGAGGCCACTCAGCCTGCTCCGGCCACGTCACCTCTCTGCCAGCGTCACAGCTCTTACTACCAGGTTACCGCTGCGTCTATATGACAGAAGAAGGGCTGGCGGTGCCTGGTGCGGGGCTATTATTGTGTGTCCTGGCTGCACCGAGTGCTCCTGCAGATAATGAGACTTCTGGGGCTCTCGCAGGAAAAGCCCAGGTTTGCTGATGAGGTCAAACGCCGGGCTCAAGCGCTCGGTCGAACAATGGCATTTCTTACACTCCCAGGCTCTAAGAGGCTGTGTATGAGTGTTGGTTGTGTTAAAAGCTGAACTGCAGGAAAGCACGGCGTGGACCAGGACTTCAACAACCTAACAGAgcccttttttttatttaaaagaacaggATTTGCTTGCTTCATAGCGCTCAAGGAACAGCAAATAAACCGGGAAAGCCTGATGGGGGAGAGATTTCCCTCCGCTCCGGGCAATCTCAGGATTCTCTGGCAGCAGATAAAGGGCCAGACGGTCCTTTCGGGGGTCTTcggtgcaggcagagcagcaggacaggggagagggCTGTAGCATCGGGTGCTGCTGAGGCGGGCGGGAGGGTGCTGACGGGACCTGCTGCAGCCTGCGGGCACCACCAGCATGACCTGCCCCTGGGTCAGCAAGGGCAGCCACGCTGGATGAAGCACGCTGTCCAGCTGGAACAAGCAGTTCTAGGGTCGGCTTGGGGCGAAAGCGCTGAAATCAGACCCTAACTGAGCTCCCTGGATCACTACGGCCAAACGGTCTCCGTTACTGGGCGGCACTGGTCTGGCTATGCGAGCAACCTTTCCCTCTCGCTGGAGGGTCACTAAACGGATGGGGGGTAAAGGAGGGGAGCGAGCTGAAGGGCTAGAGAGACCGGGCACAGTCGGGTTGTTTTGGGGTCAAGCTCCAGAGGAGCAAAAATGTGGGTGGTGACAGCCAAGGAGCCTGCGGAGCCCTCAGACCTGCGCTGTAACCTGTCTCCTCACCTGGGTATCCCGTGGAAGGTGGCCGAGGGGCGAGAACAGACGAGCCGTTCCTCTCGCCCCGACAGCTGTCAAACAACTGCCGCATCCTAGAAACATCACTGAGGCAGAGACAAAACTAGGGGGAACGGGCGATTTTCCAAGGGAGAGATCCACTGTAATCACGCCGGCTATGAGAACATTATCCCCAGCCAGCTCTCATCAGCTgcgttttatttttttacatattaaGCTACGATCAGATCAGATCTGCCCTTCCTTGTATGACGTTCTGAGGCCGCTAGATAGACTGTAAATTGCTTACCACATCGAATGACCTAAATATTCATCGTAGTAGTACAGCAGCTCAAAGGAATCAATCTGCAATGCaatgaaaagagatttaaaaggGCAGAGGGAACAGGACGCTATTAAAGAAGAACAAGcgattaatatatttttttttaagtgcttctATAAAACACAGCCTCTTTACCAGTGTCTCTGGCTTCAGGTTCTTGATGATGGGATTCTCTCTTACAGACAGATGGTGCTGGTAGCCACTGAAAATCAGGCGATGGTTTACGGAGTCTCCGACCAGGTGGATGCTGGCTCCCATGACAAACATGATGATGCTGACGTAGACCATTGATCTCGGTAAGGTCTTGGGGGATCTCTCGATGAGCTAAAAACACAGAGACGTGTTGAAGAGCGAGGAGGTACCAGCAGAGACGCGTgacgagttctgccttctccGACTTTACGGTGCTTTGCAAAAATCATCAAAAAAACCAAGCACGAGGCCTGCAGAAAGCTGCAGGTTGTGCTGCCGTACCGGGCGTGAGCTGCTGCCCGCGGCGGCCGGCACGCTGCTGGGGAAAAACACAGTCGTCCCCCCGGGGAAAGCGCTGTGACCGCACCAGAACGAGCTTCCCTGATTGCAGCTACTTTCCCTAAACGCATCTCGGACACGTTTCCACCAGCCTACGTGGCTTTCAGGTTTGAGTACACGCTTTATCCCTGTttgcaacaacaaaaccacatttcttGCCCTCGTTAAacctttctgcaaagcagcaccCTTAACCTGAGTCGATGCTTAGACTGAATCGGTGATCCAGTACTTCTAATAGAGTACCTGGAGCAATTTCTTCACTAGACGTGATCAAAACCGattaatgagaaacaaaaaggcagaTGCTTTCTCTAGTTGCTCTGCTGAGCGGCTCTGCAAGGCTGGCTGTGCCCTCCAGTGGCACTCCAGCTGAGCACACGCACGTCACTCCCCCGGCTAAGAGACACTTGCTCCTTTATAATTCTCTGCTGGATGATTTTCAAAGGACTCTTGTTGAACtatttgggtcttttttttctttcttcctaatgGAATCAGACTCACCTCTCTGTGTATTTGCTCCTAAAGAGGAAGCTGCATTTAAACCCGTATCTAGAAATATCTAATTGCCAGCAAAACCGGTTGAGGCAACCTTTTGAACACCAGCTTTAGGGATGAGCTCTCCCTGTACCATCTCGTGGTCTGCTTAGGTCTGGGTGGAGGCAGGCACGTGAGGCTGGCCGGGAGCCCGGCGTTACTCAGAGCCTGGGGCGAGCTCCTGCAAGCCCGGCTGGGGACGAGGAGCAGGAGCTTCTCTCTGGAAAGGAGCCTCCCACTCAGCTTGCAAAGCGGGGAAGACATCGAAAGACATAAATCCCAGCTCAAGCAGTCCAGGCTTTGGAGGGGACGCCAAGCCGGCCTCGGGAACCGCGGGTCGGGGGGACACATGAGCCCAGCCCGAGGATCAGCTGGGGCCACCTTCGCCTCCCGTCTCCCTGCTGCCAAATCAGCTTTGCAGCCCTTCATAAACAGTGAAAAGCTccttatttgtatttaattttgagGCTTAACTTTCCCTTTGTAACTGCTGTATGAATGTCAGAGGAGTCAGAGAGGACGAGGAGAGCAAAAGGTCCAGGAAAGCTCTCATCTGACGGAAAGGGACGGTGGGACACATCCTTCGAGGGGACACTGGGCAAAAGAAATGCACCCTGAAtaacaaatggattttttctgtGGACCAACCCTTCGTGCTGTGCTGCCAGGGAAGTCCAAGACAGCAAATTTTAACCTGATGAGTACCCAGCCTGCAGACATCGGCTGTGTCAGACTGTGACGGGTCAGACCCAGCTTCAGAGCTTTCACATCCCCCAAAGGGCCAGATCCTGAATATTCCTTTTTGGCCACACCAGCATTTAAAATCTCCCGGACAGActcaggagagagagaagcattTACATCTTAGGACGTAATTCAATTTCTAGCGAATGAaggttaaaatacatttataattgCTTTCTCATATCTTCTGGCTGCTACGTATTTAATATAAGAAGATTTCTAATGATACGACAGTCTTTAACCTCATAAATGGTTTACACGATCCAGTGGCTAGCAGCTGAAGCAAGACAAATTCAAGCTAAGGATACAATTCTAACGTCGAAGAGCAAGTGTAATTAAGCTCTGAACAATTCAGAAAATCTACTATAGTTCCAGCTGTCTCATAAGGTCTTTGAAGTCACGGACGGATGTTGtcttaaaaatatgctttggcTCAGCCAGGGAGAAGGGCTCTGACTCCTCCTGAATCCGGAGTTCCCAGGGGAAGCGATTGGCTTTGTATATGCAGGAAACTGAGCTGTATTAAGATGGTCCCTGCCTTGCCCTTTAAAAGGTGGCATCACAAATTCTTTCTGGAGTGGCAAACCTCTAACGTACGGTAGGGCCGGCTCACTTGCAGGAGCTTGTGAATAACCAACATTTGTTCAACAAGTTCCTAACAAACTCTTAGCCTTTACAAAACTGTATTGTTTGCCCTGTTTTTACAAccagtaatattaaaaaaaaacctaacaccTCCACCTCGAGGTTTAccttcagcagaagaaatggtGTGATAACATTGTAAGCCATGTGGAAATAATCTCCGGCACTCGGTTTGTTTAGAGGAAACCACTCCAAAGGTAGGATTATctgaggagggggggaaaaaaagcagtataatATCAGTATATCCTCAGCACCCAGCTCGCGATTACAGCCCCGTCACTGCctgaaagacagggagagagaaaatcctTGCTTTGGACTGCCGCTGCTTGCTAATTGTCAGCTTGACTTCACGTAGCTGTTAGTAACGAAGTTGGGCAGCTCCACTTGCAGTCAGCATCCCTAAAAGCGCAACCTGGAAGTGGGTGCAAAACACGCAGCGTATTTACAGCTCAGCCCTTCGCTCCCGCAGCGCTGCCCAAAGCCGATGCCATGAAGTTGTGTGGCCAAGCGAGCCGGCAAGGCATTCGGGAGTCCTGCAGCAGCGGATCTCCGTTAACGCTCCACCACGTGCGGATgccagcaataaaaaaaatcacatttgagGGTAATGGCCACTTCTGCCCTGCACTATGTGGAA
It includes:
- the CLN6 gene encoding ceroid-lipofuscinosis neuronal protein 6 — translated: MQGAARRRPFPAAAPGSPQPAGPLYPGRHGAVKNEDTFKTSPFHFDLWFYFTLQNWVLDFGRPIAMIILPLEWFPLNKPSAGDYFHMAYNVITPFLLLKLIERSPKTLPRSMVYVSIIMFVMGASIHLVGDSVNHRLIFSGYQHHLSVRENPIIKNLKPETLIDSFELLYYYDEYLGHSMWYIPFFLILFIYFTGCFTPVEEESRMPVAALLLMGPSSLYYWYLVTEGQIFILYIFTFFAMMALVMHQKRKGLVLDSNGLFLFYSFIITLVLIAVWVVWLWNDKILRKKYPGVIYIPEPWAFYTLHMNNLHATKESL